The nucleotide sequence TCAGGAAGGCGGCCATCGGGTCGTTGCTCCCGGACTCGTATTCCAGCAGCGGCTGGAGCTTGCCGCGCAAACTCACGCTGCGGCTCCGCAGAATCGCGAACACAGCGGCCGCGTCGGTCGAAGAGACGATCGAGCCGAGCAGCAGGCACCACTCGAAGGAGGGTTTTTCCGTGAAACCGAGGTATTCCGGAAAGTACAGGAACCCTGCCGTGAAGAGTCCGAAAGTGAACAGCCCGACGAAAAGCGCGGTCAGCAGTACGCCGAGGCTCGACAGCACACTGCCGTAACCGATCACGCTTTTGACCGACTTCCAGGAGGTGTCGTAACCGCCGGAGTAGAGGATGAACGCCATGGCGATGCTGCCGATGATATTGGCGGCGGCCGCGTTGTCGAAGGCGACGATCCCGAGGAAATCGGTTCCCGCCAGCATGCCGACGCCGAGAAAGACGAGGAGCACGGGGACGTTGAGGCGGCTGGAAATCTTGCTCGAACAGGCGCCGGCCAGGATCAGCACGGCAAGCACGGTCAGGTAGCCGGGAAGGTTGGACACAATATCATTCATCGGTTGTCGGCTCCAATCTGTGGATATGGGAATATCGCGGGTATTGAAAATCTCATTACATTACTGCCGGGTCGTGCGATTTTCAAGATGATTTTCCGACAAAAACGGCGCTTTTTACGGGGTGGCGCCGGCTGCCCGGAGAGCCGGACGGCGGGAGAACGCAACGCGCCTCCCGCACGTCTGCTGCGCGGAAAATCAGGAGAGGGCGAGCATCCTTTCGATGGGCTTGACGGCGGAAGCCATGATTTCGGGCGGAAGCTCGATTTGCGGCGCCATGTCCTTCAGGCAGTCGCGGACGTTTTCGAGGGTGATTTTCTTCATGTTCGGACAGGTCATCTCCGGCTGGAGCGGGAAGAACTCCCTGCCGGGATTCTCCTGCCGGAGCCGGTGCAGGATGCCGATTTCGGTGCCGATGATGAACGCCTTGTCGCTGGATTCCCGGACGTGGCGGAGGATGCCGCCGGTACTGAGCGCGACATCGGCCAGGGCGACTACTTCGGGGTCGCATTCGGGGTGGACGAGCACCTTGACTCCGGGGTGTTCCGCCCGGGCCGCGGCGATCACCGCCGGCGTCACCCGGTCGTGGGTCGGGCAGAAGCCGGGCCAGAGCTGCATGTTCCGCCCGAGCTTGCGGTTCAGATTCCCGCCGAGGTTGCGGTCCGGCAGGAAGAGCACCTCCTTGTCCGCCGGAAGGGAGGCGATGATCTTTTCGGCGTTGCCCGAGGTGCAGCAGATGTCGACGTGCGCCTTCACGGCGGCGGTCGTGTTGACATAGGCGACGATGATCGTGTCGGGGTGGGCGGCCTTGTAGGCGGCCACCTTGTCGGCCGCGGCCATGTCGGCCATCGGGCAACCCGCGTCCGGGTTCGGCAGCAGGACGACCGACTGCGGCGAAAGCAGTTTCGCGGTTTCGGCCATGAACCGGACGCCGCAGAAGACGATGACGCCGGCCCCGGCGTTTTTGGCTTTGATCGAGAGCTCAAGCGAGTCGCCGGTGAAATCGGCGATGTCCTGCAGTTCGGCCTTCACGTAGTTGTGGGCGAGAATGACGGC is from Victivallis lenta and encodes:
- the nadA gene encoding quinolinate synthase NadA, whose translation is MSDLIEEIKQLKAERKAVILAHNYVKAELQDIADFTGDSLELSIKAKNAGAGVIVFCGVRFMAETAKLLSPQSVVLLPNPDAGCPMADMAAADKVAAYKAAHPDTIIVAYVNTTAAVKAHVDICCTSGNAEKIIASLPADKEVLFLPDRNLGGNLNRKLGRNMQLWPGFCPTHDRVTPAVIAAARAEHPGVKVLVHPECDPEVVALADVALSTGGILRHVRESSDKAFIIGTEIGILHRLRQENPGREFFPLQPEMTCPNMKKITLENVRDCLKDMAPQIELPPEIMASAVKPIERMLALS